A genomic region of Oncorhynchus mykiss isolate Arlee chromosome 2, USDA_OmykA_1.1, whole genome shotgun sequence contains the following coding sequences:
- the ppp6r2b gene encoding serine/threonine-protein phosphatase 6 regulatory subunit 2 isoform X1 has protein sequence MFWKFDLHTSSQLEALLEKGDVTLTELMEEEDLLQECKAQNRRLLVFLSQDTCMQELLHLITTEPPAGLEEIKRFKHPNIACELLTSDVGVINDKLGGEKPLLDILYSFLEQPPPLNPLLASFFSKTIGNLITRKTEQVISFLRGKEGFLGLVLKHINTSAMMDLLLRLISCVDPAPLRQDTLNWLNEERLAQRLIELIHPGKDTERQSNASQTVCDIIRLSRDQTNQLQENSEADPLLAVLESQECVSQLLDNMFVGESTESCIVYGTQVLLTLLEIRRPGVEGVLDVCVLGYERCVVSSILQAVQPHLKHYHQLLLDPPRRTPMLTSLGVLEVPLGNCRLHVARLMASLLQTTNMSYYTCFDDTIYNNTVTLELCRLQTISLLLDLFFKYTWNNFLHFQVELCVAAILSHSAQEERPQVGLVIQERPLVPLEDIPQASFVAQENPMFPQKENPQGSLPTQEKPRLQQEPQENHALPGPKPPLPSVPPDISTHNPLVTHLFQDCRLVQRILEAWEENDKTQAEGGMRRGYMGHLTRIANTVVCNMEKGPVRIQISSLITELPKDCRGRWESFVDQALTETNRKNTVDLVSHNLRSSSEDDDRQSPFPKELSLQQTFSDYQIQQMTANFVDQFGFNDDEFSEHSDNISATFDRIKEINFNVDTEDTAKTAAFEACTKEKIQLFDDSEEEDIWEEREINYTMHTKSRTRFGGPQTSVGSAQSDGMSDTPDKSTGSDTEGEVPNEVTGQTEHSKNISQTETAQSPGWAASFGEVNFNSPSSGVDPWGSPAPKPGVGVDPWGSPVPTPGVGVDPWGSPAPTPGVGVDPWGSPAPTPGVGVDPWDSPAPKHGVAVDAWGSPAPQPVTTEAEKGWAKFTDFQPFCCSETGLRCTSPVDSEICGSDKTKPSQGMNPCVWSVCVARKAPLVASDTSSSGGSDSEEEEEKTESVTMEIVSKEMVTTETIVTTAGLETIRLNINVKNERTGFNSEVDMKEKEKEKKRVMGGEDLLNATAAPLTDRPATVTKETPSSANGPA, from the exons atgTTCTGGAAGTTTGACCTGCACACGTCGTCCCAGCTGGAGGCCCTGCTTGAGAAGGGCGATGTCACGCTCACTGAGCTCATGGAGGAGGAGGACTTACTGCAGGAGTGCAAGGCCCAGAACCGCAG GCTGCTGGTCTTCCTGTCCCAGGACACCTGCATGCAAGAGCTGCTGCACCTCATCACCACAGAGCCACCTGCTGGTCTGGAAGAGATCAAACGCTTCAA GCATCCTAACATAGCATGTGAGCTGCTGACGAGTGATGTAGGGGTGATAAATGATAAGCTGGGGGGAGAGAAGCCCCTTCTAGACATCCTGTACTCCTTCCTGGAGCAGCCCCCTCCCCTCAACCCCCTCCTCGCATCCTTCTTCAGCAAGACCATTGGAAACCTCATCACACGCAAGACCGAACAG gTGATCTCCTTCTTGCGGGGAAAGGAGGGTTTCCTGGGTCTGGTTCttaaacacatcaacacatcggCCATGATGGACCTCCTGCTACGCCTCATCAGCTGTGTAGATCCTGCTCCTCTCCGACAAGACACACTCAAt TGGTTGAATGAAGAGCGGCTGGCTCAGAGGCTCATAGAACTCATTCACCCTGGGAAAGACAcggag AGACAGTCAAATGCGTCTCAGACTGTGTGTGACATCATCCGTTTGAGCAGAGACCAGACCAATCAGCTCCAAGAGAACTCTGAGGCCGACCCTCTGCTTGCCGTGCTGGAGTC GCAGGAGTGTGTGAGTCAGCTGCTGGACAACATGTTTGtgggagagagcacagagagctgCATCGTCTacggaactcaagtccttctcaCCTTACTGGAGATCAGGAGGCCGGG agtgGAAGGTGTGCTGGATGTGTGTGTTCTGGGATATGAAAGGTGTGTCGTCAGCAGCATCCTGCAGGCTGTCCAACCCCACCTCAAACACTACCACCAACTACTGCTGGATCCTCCCAGG CGGACCCCCATGCTGACCAGTCTAGGTGTGTTGGAGGTGCCACTGGGTAACTGTCGTCTCCATGTGGCCAGACTAATGGCCTCCCTGCTACAGACCACTAACATGAGTTATTACACCTGTTTTGACGACACGATTTATAACAACACCGTCACACTGGAGCTCTGCAGACTCCAGACCATAAGCCTCCTACTG GACCTGTTCTTTAAGTACACCTGGAACAACTTCCTGCACTTCCAAGTGGAACTGTGTGTGGCAGCCATTCTCAGCCACTCTGCTCAGGAGGAGAGGCCCCAGGTTGGCCTGGTTATCCAGGAAAGACCCTTGGTTCCCCTGGAGGACATTCCCCAGGCCAGCTTTGTGGCCCAGGAAAATCCCATGTTTCCCCAGAAGGAGAATCCTCAGGGCAGCCTCCCGACCCAGGAAAAACCCAGGCTTCAGCAGGAGCCCCAGGAAAACCATGCCTTGCCTGGCCCCAAACCACCACTGCCCTCTGTTCCTCCTGACATCTCCACACATAACCCACTGGTGACCCAT tTGTTTCAGGACTGTCGTCTGGTTCAGAGGATATTGGAGGCCTGGGAGGAGAATGATAAGACTCA GGCAGAGGGGGGTATGAGGAGAGGCTACATGGGTCACCTGACAAGAATCGCTAATACTGTAGTCTGTAACATGGAGAAAGGACCAGTCCGCATCCAGATCAGCAGCCTTATTACAG AGCTGCCTAAGGATTGCAGGGGGCGCTGGGAGAGCTTTGTAGACCAGGCCCTGACAGAGACCAACAGGAAGAACACTGTAGACCTG GTGTCTCACAACCTGCGCTCCTCCAGTGAAGACGATGACCGACAGAGTCCCTTCCCCAAAGAGCTGTCACTGCAACAG ACATTCTCAGACTACCAAATCCAGCAGATGACTGCTAACTTTGTGGATCAGTTTGGCTTCAATGACGACGAGTTCTCAGAACACAGCGACAACATCAG CGCCACCTTTGACCGGATCAAAGAGATCAACTTCAACGTGGACACAGAGGACACT GCTAAGACTGCAGCATTTGAGGCCTGCACTAAAGAGAAGATCCAGTTGTTTGATGACAGCGAGGAAGAAGAcatctgggaggagagagagatcaactaTACTATGcacaccaagtctaggaccag GTTTGGGGGGCCACAGACGTCTGTTGGATCGGCTCAGAGTGATGGGATGAGCGATACTCCTGATAAGTCAACAGGTTCTGACACAGAGGGGGAGGTGCCTAATGAGGTCACAGGTCAGACTGAACACAGCAAGaacatcagccagacagagactGCACAGA GCCCTGGCTGGGCGGCTAGTTTCGGGGAGGTGAACTTTAACTCCCCCTCATCTGGAGTGGACCCATGGGGTAGCCCCGCCCCCAAGCCTGGAGTGGGTGTAGACCCATGGGGTAGCCCCGTCCCCACGCCTGGAGTGGGTGTAGACCCATGGGGTAGCCCCGCCCCCACGCCTGGAGTGGGTGTAGACCCATGGGGTAGCCCCGCCCCCACGCCTGGAGTGGGCGTAGACCCATGGGACAGCCCTGCCCCCAAGCACGGAGTGGCCGTAGACGCATGGGGAAGTCCCGCCCCACAGCCTGTAACTACAGAGGCTGAGAAGGGCTGGGCCAAGTTCACTGACTTTCAGCCCTTTTGCTG ttCAGAGACAGGTTTGAGATGCACTTCTCCAGTGGACTCGGAGATCTGTGGGTCAGACAAAACTAAACCCAGCCAGGGAATGAACC catgtgtgtggagtgtgtgtgtggcgagGAAGGCTCCCCTGGTAGCATCAGACACCTCTTCATCAGGAGGCTCAGACAGcgaggaagaggaagaaaagACTGAATCTGTTACTATGGAGATAGTATCCAAGGAAATGGTCACTACAGAGACCATCGTCACTACCGCCGGACTGGAGACCATCAGACTTAACATAAATGTCAAGAACGAGAGAACTGGCTTCAacag
- the ppp6r2b gene encoding serine/threonine-protein phosphatase 6 regulatory subunit 2 isoform X2, translating to MFWKFDLHTSSQLEALLEKGDVTLTELMEEEDLLQECKAQNRRLLVFLSQDTCMQELLHLITTEPPAGLEEIKRFKHPNIACELLTSDVGVINDKLGGEKPLLDILYSFLEQPPPLNPLLASFFSKTIGNLITRKTEQVISFLRGKEGFLGLVLKHINTSAMMDLLLRLISCVDPAPLRQDTLNWLNEERLAQRLIELIHPGKDTERQSNASQTVCDIIRLSRDQTNQLQENSEADPLLAVLESQECVSQLLDNMFVGESTESCIVYGTQVLLTLLEIRRPGVEGVLDVCVLGYERCVVSSILQAVQPHLKHYHQLLLDPPRRTPMLTSLGVLEVPLGNCRLHVARLMASLLQTTNMSYYTCFDDTIYNNTVTLELCRLQTISLLLDLFFKYTWNNFLHFQVELCVAAILSHSAQEERPQVGLVIQERPLVPLEDIPQASFVAQENPMFPQKENPQGSLPTQEKPRLQQEPQENHALPGPKPPLPSVPPDISTHNPLVTHLFQDCRLVQRILEAWEENDKTQAEGGMRRGYMGHLTRIANTVVCNMEKGPVRIQISSLITELPKDCRGRWESFVDQALTETNRKNTVDLVSHNLRSSSEDDDRQSPFPKELSLQQTFSDYQIQQMTANFVDQFGFNDDEFSEHSDNISATFDRIKEINFNVDTEDTAKTAAFEACTKEKIQLFDDSEEEDIWEEREINYTMHTKSRTRFGGPQTSVGSAQSDGMSDTPDKSTGSDTEGEVPNEVTGQTEHSKNISQTETAQSPGWAASFGEVNFNSPSSGVDPWGSPAPKPGVGVDPWGSPVPTPGVGVDPWGSPAPTPGVGVDPWGSPAPTPGVGVDPWDSPAPKHGVAVDAWGSPAPQPVTTEAEKGWAKFTDFQPFCCSETGLRCTSPVDSEICGSDKTKPSQGMNPCVWSVCVARKAPLVASDTSSSGGSDSEEEEEKTESVTMEIVSKEMVTTETIVTTAGLETIRLNINVKNERTGFNSEVDMKEKEKEKKRVMGGEDLLNATAAPLTDRPATVTKS from the exons atgTTCTGGAAGTTTGACCTGCACACGTCGTCCCAGCTGGAGGCCCTGCTTGAGAAGGGCGATGTCACGCTCACTGAGCTCATGGAGGAGGAGGACTTACTGCAGGAGTGCAAGGCCCAGAACCGCAG GCTGCTGGTCTTCCTGTCCCAGGACACCTGCATGCAAGAGCTGCTGCACCTCATCACCACAGAGCCACCTGCTGGTCTGGAAGAGATCAAACGCTTCAA GCATCCTAACATAGCATGTGAGCTGCTGACGAGTGATGTAGGGGTGATAAATGATAAGCTGGGGGGAGAGAAGCCCCTTCTAGACATCCTGTACTCCTTCCTGGAGCAGCCCCCTCCCCTCAACCCCCTCCTCGCATCCTTCTTCAGCAAGACCATTGGAAACCTCATCACACGCAAGACCGAACAG gTGATCTCCTTCTTGCGGGGAAAGGAGGGTTTCCTGGGTCTGGTTCttaaacacatcaacacatcggCCATGATGGACCTCCTGCTACGCCTCATCAGCTGTGTAGATCCTGCTCCTCTCCGACAAGACACACTCAAt TGGTTGAATGAAGAGCGGCTGGCTCAGAGGCTCATAGAACTCATTCACCCTGGGAAAGACAcggag AGACAGTCAAATGCGTCTCAGACTGTGTGTGACATCATCCGTTTGAGCAGAGACCAGACCAATCAGCTCCAAGAGAACTCTGAGGCCGACCCTCTGCTTGCCGTGCTGGAGTC GCAGGAGTGTGTGAGTCAGCTGCTGGACAACATGTTTGtgggagagagcacagagagctgCATCGTCTacggaactcaagtccttctcaCCTTACTGGAGATCAGGAGGCCGGG agtgGAAGGTGTGCTGGATGTGTGTGTTCTGGGATATGAAAGGTGTGTCGTCAGCAGCATCCTGCAGGCTGTCCAACCCCACCTCAAACACTACCACCAACTACTGCTGGATCCTCCCAGG CGGACCCCCATGCTGACCAGTCTAGGTGTGTTGGAGGTGCCACTGGGTAACTGTCGTCTCCATGTGGCCAGACTAATGGCCTCCCTGCTACAGACCACTAACATGAGTTATTACACCTGTTTTGACGACACGATTTATAACAACACCGTCACACTGGAGCTCTGCAGACTCCAGACCATAAGCCTCCTACTG GACCTGTTCTTTAAGTACACCTGGAACAACTTCCTGCACTTCCAAGTGGAACTGTGTGTGGCAGCCATTCTCAGCCACTCTGCTCAGGAGGAGAGGCCCCAGGTTGGCCTGGTTATCCAGGAAAGACCCTTGGTTCCCCTGGAGGACATTCCCCAGGCCAGCTTTGTGGCCCAGGAAAATCCCATGTTTCCCCAGAAGGAGAATCCTCAGGGCAGCCTCCCGACCCAGGAAAAACCCAGGCTTCAGCAGGAGCCCCAGGAAAACCATGCCTTGCCTGGCCCCAAACCACCACTGCCCTCTGTTCCTCCTGACATCTCCACACATAACCCACTGGTGACCCAT tTGTTTCAGGACTGTCGTCTGGTTCAGAGGATATTGGAGGCCTGGGAGGAGAATGATAAGACTCA GGCAGAGGGGGGTATGAGGAGAGGCTACATGGGTCACCTGACAAGAATCGCTAATACTGTAGTCTGTAACATGGAGAAAGGACCAGTCCGCATCCAGATCAGCAGCCTTATTACAG AGCTGCCTAAGGATTGCAGGGGGCGCTGGGAGAGCTTTGTAGACCAGGCCCTGACAGAGACCAACAGGAAGAACACTGTAGACCTG GTGTCTCACAACCTGCGCTCCTCCAGTGAAGACGATGACCGACAGAGTCCCTTCCCCAAAGAGCTGTCACTGCAACAG ACATTCTCAGACTACCAAATCCAGCAGATGACTGCTAACTTTGTGGATCAGTTTGGCTTCAATGACGACGAGTTCTCAGAACACAGCGACAACATCAG CGCCACCTTTGACCGGATCAAAGAGATCAACTTCAACGTGGACACAGAGGACACT GCTAAGACTGCAGCATTTGAGGCCTGCACTAAAGAGAAGATCCAGTTGTTTGATGACAGCGAGGAAGAAGAcatctgggaggagagagagatcaactaTACTATGcacaccaagtctaggaccag GTTTGGGGGGCCACAGACGTCTGTTGGATCGGCTCAGAGTGATGGGATGAGCGATACTCCTGATAAGTCAACAGGTTCTGACACAGAGGGGGAGGTGCCTAATGAGGTCACAGGTCAGACTGAACACAGCAAGaacatcagccagacagagactGCACAGA GCCCTGGCTGGGCGGCTAGTTTCGGGGAGGTGAACTTTAACTCCCCCTCATCTGGAGTGGACCCATGGGGTAGCCCCGCCCCCAAGCCTGGAGTGGGTGTAGACCCATGGGGTAGCCCCGTCCCCACGCCTGGAGTGGGTGTAGACCCATGGGGTAGCCCCGCCCCCACGCCTGGAGTGGGTGTAGACCCATGGGGTAGCCCCGCCCCCACGCCTGGAGTGGGCGTAGACCCATGGGACAGCCCTGCCCCCAAGCACGGAGTGGCCGTAGACGCATGGGGAAGTCCCGCCCCACAGCCTGTAACTACAGAGGCTGAGAAGGGCTGGGCCAAGTTCACTGACTTTCAGCCCTTTTGCTG ttCAGAGACAGGTTTGAGATGCACTTCTCCAGTGGACTCGGAGATCTGTGGGTCAGACAAAACTAAACCCAGCCAGGGAATGAACC catgtgtgtggagtgtgtgtgtggcgagGAAGGCTCCCCTGGTAGCATCAGACACCTCTTCATCAGGAGGCTCAGACAGcgaggaagaggaagaaaagACTGAATCTGTTACTATGGAGATAGTATCCAAGGAAATGGTCACTACAGAGACCATCGTCACTACCGCCGGACTGGAGACCATCAGACTTAACATAAATGTCAAGAACGAGAGAACTGGCTTCAacag